One part of the Solanum dulcamara chromosome 8, daSolDulc1.2, whole genome shotgun sequence genome encodes these proteins:
- the LOC129901596 gene encoding gibberellin 2-beta-dioxygenase 8-like encodes MSESYNFESYPPLFRPPLNIPQIQESNSDKTEPLLLGTSIPVIDYFKCTTPTKTTKYQDVNDDRNLISEACRDWGLFRLVNHGIPVTLLNQIEEHAIKLFSLPYETKKTFFASSNSNIISPISYFWGTPALTTSGAALEPKKGPQENNNQSLQWMEGFNVSLAQLSNIHYQDLLLETFRCLLEEYGKEQARLATEIFKILGPFKSNYLSIDTSLLRVYRYPRCLEPERTWGIDVHTDSSVLSIIHQDDVGGLQVYKDHQWFDVNPLRNTLIVNIGDMLQAMSDDRYMSVKHRVKVNKHKERISIGYFVFPAEDTIIRSTKYNPFSYADFRAQVQHDLKTLGLKTGLQKFKIN; translated from the exons ATGTCGGAATCTTATAACTTTGAATCCTACCCTCCATTATTTCGACCACCACTAAACATCCCCCAAATTCAAGAATCCAACTCTGATAAAACAGAGCCACTTTTATTAGGCACTTCCATACCTGTTATTGACTATTTCAAATGCACAACTCCAACAAAGACAACAAAATATCAAGATGTGAACGATGATCGAAATTTAATCAGTGAAGCTTGTAGAGATTGGGGATTATTTCGATTGGTGAATCATGGAATTCCAGTTACTTTATTGAACCAAATTGAAGAACATGCTATAAAACTCTTTTCATTGCCCTATGAAACTAAAAAGACATTCTTTGCTAGTAGCAACAGCAATATTATTAGCCCCATATCTTATTTTTGGGGCACCCCTGCTCTAACAACCTCTGGTGCCGCGCTAGAACCAAAAAAAGGTCcacaagaaaataataaccaGAGCCTGCAATGGATGGAAGGATTCAATGTTTCATTAGCTCAATTATCAAATATTCACTATCAAGATTTGTTGCTTGAAACTTTCAG ATGTTTGCTAGAAGAATATGGGAAGGAGCAGGCTAGGTTGGCTACAGAAATATTCAAGATTTTGGGACCATTCAAGTCTAATTATTTGTCTATTGACACTAGTTTATTAAGGGTATATCGTTACCCAAGATGCCTAGAGCCAGAACGAACGTGGGGCATTGACGTACACACAGATAGCTCAGTACTCTCTATAATCCATCAAGATGATGTTGGTGGCCTTCAAGTTTACAAAGATCATCAATGGTTTGATGTCAATCCTCTCCGTAATACCCTTATTGTCAATATTGGTGACATGCTGCAG GCCATGAGTGATGATAGATATATGAGTGTGAAGCATAGAGTGAAGGTCAACAAACACAAGGAGAGAATATCAATTGGTTATTTTGTGTTCCCTGCTGAAGATACTATCATTCGAAGCACAAAGTACAACCCCTTCAGCTACGCAGATTTTCGAGCACAAGTCCAACATGATTTGAAAACACTAGGCCTCAAGACTggtcttcaaaaattcaaaattaattaa